The Podospora pseudocomata strain CBS 415.72m chromosome 3, whole genome shotgun sequence genome window below encodes:
- a CDS encoding hypothetical protein (EggNog:ENOG503PGUC; COG:S) translates to MASNTPTPLTKANNPLDFMTKVSPSAYVYTPPTSTNSTSQNNDPKLLLLATWMGARDVHIAKYLLPYQSLYPSSSIVLLRSEPRHFFSKTSAPNDVAPVVPFVKSLFVGSPTPGDNTKPEVLIHLWSNGGSLMLHHLRQALTPEALPRYVIIYDSCPGQYRYSSAFKAFSAGSKGVVYWLVAPMLHLFCAWGWFWHVFIGRNKTGPLAYLNRGHNDWGKLGGREVRRGYIYSEGDELVHWRDVESHAEEARRNGFAVVRLEKFRGTGHVAHGRGEVNQERYWRVVRGLWEGRLE, encoded by the coding sequence ATggcctccaacacccccacccctctcaccaaagccaacaaccccctcgaCTTCATGACCAAAGTCTCACCCTCAGCCTACGTTtacacccctcccacatctACCAACAGCACCTCCCAGAACAACGACCCAAAACTCCTTCTCCTAGCCACCTGGATGGGCGCCCGTGACGTCCATATAGCCAaatacctcctcccctaTCAGTCCCtctacccctcctcctccatcgtcCTGCTACGTTCCGAACCACGccacttcttctccaaaACCTCGGCGCCGAACGACGTCGCTCCCGTGGTGCCCTTTGTAAAATCCCTTTTTGTCGGGTCACCAACCCCAGgcgacaacaccaagccaGAAGTGCTGATCCACCTCTGGTCCAACGGCGGCAGTCTAATGctgcaccacctccgccagGCCCTAACCCCCGAGGCCCTGCCCAGATATGTCATCATCTACGACTCTTGTCCCGGCCAGTACAGGTACTCGTCTGCGTTCAAAGCCTTCTCTGCTGGTTcaaagggggtggtgtacTGGTTAGTCGCGCCGATGCTCCACCTCTTCTGTGCGTGGGGGTGGTTCTGGCACGTTTTTATTGGGAGGAACAAGACGGGACCGTTGGCGTATTTGAACAGGGGGCACAATGACTGGGGGaagctgggggggagggaggtgaggagggggtataTCTACAGCGAGGGGGATGAGCTGGTGCATTGGAGGGATGTGGAGAGCCATGCCGAGGAGGCAAGGAGGAACGGGTTCGCGGTcgtgaggttggagaagttTAGGGGGACGGGGCATGTGGCGCATGGGAGGGGCGAGGTGAATCAGGAGAGGTATTGGAGGGTTGTtagggggttgtgggaggggaggttggagtag
- a CDS encoding hypothetical protein (EggNog:ENOG503PGU1), with product MCRKVVFAGMCSHCNGGPFEWTLLSRELPCLDAKNSGLFGGCPTGVERDEKQHEQECAACEALLGADEGYGPGMEDEETLGFVGYYTGDFGAIPPPTTTTTASNPTGSGDGHPSHITHHHHHHVKKGSGEYHDWNVVAVGAAAAAAAADHDYHHKKAYSADKSVAGGQASGMRRSSERRGSGGDESRRKKKQRKT from the coding sequence ATGTGCCGCAAAGTAGTCTTCGCCGGCATGTGCTCCCACTGCAATGGTGGCCCCTTCGAATGGactctcctctcccgcgAGCTCCCCTGCCTCGACGCGAAAAACAGCGGCCTCTTTGGCGGCTGCCCGACCGGCGTCGAGAGGGACGAGAAGCAACACGAGCAAGAATGCGCCGCCTGCGAGGCGCTGCTGGGCGCGGACGAGGGCTACGGGCCCGGCATGGAGGACGAAGAGACACTCGGGTTTGTGGGTTACTACACCGGCGACTTTGgcgccatccccccccccaccaccaccaccaccgccagcaatCCCACCGGTAGTGGTGATGGCCATCCCAGTCACATcacgcatcatcatcatcatcacgtCAAGAAGGGGAGCGGGGAGTACCACGACTGGAACgtggtggctgttggtgctgctgctgctgctgctgctgcggatCATGACTATCATCACAAGAAAGCATACAGTGCTGACAAGagtgttgctggtgggcaGGCGTCAGGGATGAGGCGATCGtcagagaggagggggagcgggggggatgagtcgaggaggaagaagaagcagcgcAAGACTTGA